Within Massilia litorea, the genomic segment GGCACTGGCCAGCGTCGAGGAGATGGCCGACTGGCTGCTGGCGCTGCTCGATGCGCTGGGGGTGCGCAAGCCGCTGCTGGTCGGCCACAGCATGGGTTCGCTCATCGCGCTGGAAGCCGCGCACCGCGCACCCGGCAAGGTGCGCGCACTGGCCATGCTCGGCACGACTTACCCGATGAAGGTATCGGACGCCCTGCTGGCAACGGCGCGCGACGACGAGGACACGGCGATCGACATGGTCAACATCTGGTCGCACTCGAGCATCGCACACAAGCCCTCGAGCCCGGCGCCCGGCTTTTCCGTGATGGGCGGTGCGCGCCGGCTGATGCAGCGCATGTCGGCCCTGAATCCGGCCCGGCTTTTCTACACCGATTTCTCCGCTTGTAACGCCTACGCCAACGGCGAGGCGGCGGCTGCCGCGGTACGCTGCCCGACGCTCTTCATTTTCGGGAAAAAGGACATGATGACGCCGGCGCGCTCGACCAGGCTGCTGACGGGCGCGATCGCGCACGGCAAGGTGGTACAGGTCGACGCCGGCCATTCGCTCATGAGCGAACAGCCCGATGCCGTGCTCGACGCGCTCGACGCGTTCGCGCTGTCGCTCGAGGAGCAGAGAACATGAGCTTTGCCGAGTTCTATCCGTTTTACCTGACCCAGCACGCGGACCGCCGCTGCCGGCGCACGCATTTCATCGGCAGCACGGGGGCCTTGCTGGCCATCGCGGCGGCGCTCGTGACCGGCAATGCGTGGTGGGTGCTGGCGGCCCTCGTGTTCGGCTATGGCGGGGCCTGGATCGGGCATTTCTTCTATGAGCACAACCGGCCGGCGACGTTTGCGCAGCCGTGGCTGTCGTTCAGGGCGGATTGGGTGATGTACTGGCAGATGCTGACGGGGAAGCTCAGTTTCTAGCCGAGACAGTCGCGTAACGTAGGGTGGGCACTTGTGCCCACGCGGATCGCACGTTCGGCCGCATTCCGCGTGGGCTCGAGAGCCCACCCTACGGTGCGCGGCCGTTATCGGCGAAATAGGAACTGATCGGCTGCTCCAGCCCCTGCCCCACCGCCGCCTCCACCTGCCGCGCCAGCGCCCCGGCATCGAGCGACAAATTCGACCCTTCCACCTGCTGCGCATTCGGCGCCAGCGCGGCTTTGGCGCCGCCGAACACGAACAGGCGGTAGACATCGGCCACGCGCAGCTTGTCCGGGTCGGCCAGCAGTACCCAGTCGTCGGCCCCGGCGCGGTCGACGCCGCGCCAGCGGGGCTGGGCCGGCACCTCGGGCTGCACCCGCCCGACCCAGCCGGCCGCCACCATCTGCTCGAGCAGCAGGCTCAGTTCGTCGTAGCCGATCCGGGTGTGCAGCCGGATCGCGCTCGACGACACCAGCGCCGACCCGGTCGCGTGGGCGCCGCCGTGCAGCACCTTCAGCACGGCCATCGCATCGACAAAGGCGCCGCCCGGCGCCGGCACATGCCACCAGCGCTCGTATTTCACGACCGGCAAGGCGGCGGCCACCACCGCGCCCAGCAGCGTGATCAGCCAGGACAGGTACATCCACACCAGGAACAGCGGCAGCGCGGCCAGGGCGCCGTAGATGATGGCGTAGGTCGGGAACTGGCGGATGAATAAAGCGAACAGGCGCTTCGCCAGTTCGAAGGCGATCGCCGCGCCGAGCGCGCCCCAGAGCGCGTCGCGCCAGTTGACGTAGCGGTTCGGCACCGTGACGTACAGCAGGGTATACGCGCCGGTGGTGAGCGCGATCGAGGCCAGCGTCGACAGCACGC encodes:
- a CDS encoding alpha/beta fold hydrolase, with the translated sequence MKLDIKGKPAYAYTGGKAFDAMLPTVVFIHGAQNDHSVWGLQSRWFAHHGYGVVAVDLPGHGRSSGPALASVEEMADWLLALLDALGVRKPLLVGHSMGSLIALEAAHRAPGKVRALAMLGTTYPMKVSDALLATARDDEDTAIDMVNIWSHSSIAHKPSSPAPGFSVMGGARRLMQRMSALNPARLFYTDFSACNAYANGEAAAAAVRCPTLFIFGKKDMMTPARSTRLLTGAIAHGKVVQVDAGHSLMSEQPDAVLDALDAFALSLEEQRT
- a CDS encoding YihY family inner membrane protein; protein product: MLSKTVHAISRSTNEMFSDGFERVRGLTLAEVLDLVRFARRRLREEMLPQVAGSLTFTTTLALVPLLTIVLAIFTTFPIFGQLRTALETYFAQALMPKAISNTIIANLTQFADKAKGLSALGAVVLLFTTTAMMGMIERVFNQIWRVRRPRPLMQRMLTYWALITLGPLLFGLSISLTAQLFMVTGGVTRAVPMLGSVLSTLASIALTTGAYTLLYVTVPNRYVNWRDALWGALGAAIAFELAKRLFALFIRQFPTYAIIYGALAALPLFLVWMYLSWLITLLGAVVAAALPVVKYERWWHVPAPGGAFVDAMAVLKVLHGGAHATGSALVSSSAIRLHTRIGYDELSLLLEQMVAAGWVGRVQPEVPAQPRWRGVDRAGADDWVLLADPDKLRVADVYRLFVFGGAKAALAPNAQQVEGSNLSLDAGALARQVEAAVGQGLEQPISSYFADNGRAP
- a CDS encoding DUF962 domain-containing protein → MSFAEFYPFYLTQHADRRCRRTHFIGSTGALLAIAAALVTGNAWWVLAALVFGYGGAWIGHFFYEHNRPATFAQPWLSFRADWVMYWQMLTGKLSF